Within Paenibacillus albicereus, the genomic segment GTCGACGAGACCGGCAAAAATTCCGTCAATCCCTCGATGATGCCGAGGACGATCGCCTTGATGTAATCCAATCGCTCCACTCCTGTCCCTGCATGTTGAGTTCGTTTTAGTAGCCGGCCTCGACCGCGGCGAGCACGACATAGATCAGGTCGTTCCGGTCCTGCTTGTCCTCCAGCACGATGCCGCTTGAAGTGAGCATGCCTCCGGGCATGACCGCGATCTCGACCTCCCCGTAAGGAAGCTCGGCCCGCACGGCCTCCAGGTCAAGCCGGTCTTCGTCGCAAGGAACCGCCAGCTTGACGCGAACCTTCATCCGGTCGAGGCTGCCTCCGGGCAGCACCGTCCTCAGGCCCGGCATCGAGTTACGGCGGATCGCGTCCCGCACCGCCCGCACGGCCGCCTTGGTGACGTCCTGCCCGTGCAGATCCGTGCCCATGCCGAGCTCGATGAACATCACTTGCTTCATAGGCTTGATCCTCCCTCTGCAAAATAGACGTTGGCCGGCCGCCTTACCACGGCACTTCACCGTCGTCTTCCGGTCCGGATGCCCCGTCCGCGGCGCCAGCCGATGCCGCGGCCGCCGCGGCCTCCGGCTCGGAGGTTCCGATGACTTCCATCACCTGCGAGAGCTCCGGCGGATGGAGCAGCTCGACCGGCGAGAGGCCGCGCTCGAACTGGAACGCGTCTCCCTCGATGACGGCGACGTACTTGCCGTTGTGGCGGGCGAAGTGCAGCGAGCGCCCGAAGTCGGTAAGCAGGCCCTTGACCTGCACGCCGCCGAGCTTGAAGCTGAGCGCCAGGTCCTCCTTCTGCTCCACGAGCGCGGCCGAAGCCTCGTACACCTGCTCCGGCGTCCAGCGCTCGAGCAGCTCCCGCTTGTCGGAAGCGGCCCAAATCTCCACCGCCTCCTCCTCTTCCTTGCGCTGCGGACTCGCGTCGTCCTGCCACTTGTCCGTCATGTACTGCTGCACCATGTCCAGCACCTGATCGCCCATCACCTCGGGCAGCGGCCGCTCGTAGCTGACGAACTTGAGGAAGTCCTCGAAGTAGCGGGCATGCGAAGCCTGATGGATCTTGACCTCCCACGGCTCCAGCATCCCCTCCTCCGGCATGTGGGGGTACTGGATCGACTTGATCGTGCGCGCGCTGATCGCCATCTCGACGTTCGCGACGAGGCTGCGCTCGTCGGCGATGCGGGCGATCTTGGACTCGAAGTCGCACTTGAGCACGAACAGGAACGGCGCGTCGAACAGCTTGCTCAGCGTCGCCTGCACGGCGATGAGCGCCCCTCCGCGAACCGCCGAGGTATCCATGTAGATCCGCACCAGCTCGTCGGCGATGCCGTGGAACCGCTCGGCCGTATCGGCCGTGCGGAGCCGCTGCAGCAAATTGTAGTCGGGATTGCTGTCCAGCTCGTAGCCGGGCTCGACCCGGAAGCGTCCGAGCTTGGTCGGCACGGACTCGGAGGGCGGATGGCGCTCCGCCTTGCGCTTCACGATGCGCGCGAACTCGCCGCTCAGGAAATCCTTGAGCGGGCTGTCCTCGTAGTCCTCGCCGTCCATCGTCTGGAAATGACGGAACCGCTTGCCGGAATCCGTTCCTTCTCCATCCGTCTGGATCACAAAAAAGCTTATGTACTGCACGTCGAATTCCATTGCCGCAAGACCGCTCCCTCTACCCTATTCTTCCAGATGGCCGGATATCACTTTCCTAGAATAGCACAATCGGCTTGGCCGCGACATGACTTTCAGCAGGCGAGCCCGATTGTAGCGCTGCACGAAAATGCACGGAAGATTCGCGATAAGCACATAAACTGTCAGGATAACCATGCCGAACGCGTTATTCCACAGCGCGAACAACGGCAGCGGAAGCATCATCGCCCAGTGGGTCAGCTCGCCTCGCCGCGTCTCCGCCGCGAAGCGCTCGAGATGCTCCAGACGGCCCGACCGCAGGCGGCGCTTGGAAAAGCCCGACTTGACCCAGCCCCCTCCGTCCGGCAGCCGGTCCTTCCAGCGCTGGATGCGCAGCGTCCGCTCGTACCAGCGGCCGTCGGCCTCGAAGCCGCGCAGGCGGGTCAACGGGCCGTCCGAAGCGAACCGCTCCCATGGGATGCGGATCACCAAGGCTACGGCCAGCGCGTGCAGCAGCAGCCAGACGGCGGCATCGATCAGGATGACGCCTGCCGGGCCGAGCTCAACCGACATCGAGATCCCTTCCTTTCCAGCTTACGCGGCGGCGGAAGAACGACCGATAGAGCGAGTGGGCGAACACGGCGAAGAAATAGAGCAGCGGCAGCGGGTACAGCAGCGCGGCCGGCCAGCCGAACGAGCCGGCATGCCGCCAAGCCCGCCGAGCGCTGAGGGCGGCCAGCGCATACAGCAGCGCCGCTGCGGCCAGCGACCCGAGATCGGGCAGCGCGCCGTGGACAAGCGCGGCCGCCGCCCGCAGCAGCTGCTCCGTCCATGCCGCCGCCGCTCCGGTCAAGCCGCTCACCCAGCCGATCATGAGCAGCAGCGCCGCTGCCGGCGTCCCGCCGGCTCCGAGCGCGATGCTCTTGCTCCAGCCGGCCGTCATCTCGCCCCAGCCTTCCGCATACATGCGGAAGGCCAGCCGGTCGCCTCCGAGCAGCGCCAGGCTCCGCCTGCCGCAATCGGCGAAGCGCGCCGCCAGGCGGTCATGGTCGAGGATCTCCCCCTTGACCGCCTCGTGGCCGCCGACCGCCTCGTAATCGTCCCGCCAGCAGGCGAGGCACGGGCCGAAC encodes:
- a CDS encoding Lin0512 family protein — protein: MKQVMFIELGMGTDLHGQDVTKAAVRAVRDAIRRNSMPGLRTVLPGGSLDRMKVRVKLAVPCDEDRLDLEAVRAELPYGEVEIAVMPGGMLTSSGIVLEDKQDRNDLIYVVLAAVEAGY
- a CDS encoding glycosyl-4,4'-diaponeurosporenoate acyltransferase CrtO family protein; the protein is MSVELGPAGVILIDAAVWLLLHALAVALVIRIPWERFASDGPLTRLRGFEADGRWYERTLRIQRWKDRLPDGGGWVKSGFSKRRLRSGRLEHLERFAAETRRGELTHWAMMLPLPLFALWNNAFGMVILTVYVLIANLPCIFVQRYNRARLLKVMSRPSRLCYSRKVISGHLEE
- a CDS encoding DUF3900 domain-containing protein is translated as MEFDVQYISFFVIQTDGEGTDSGKRFRHFQTMDGEDYEDSPLKDFLSGEFARIVKRKAERHPPSESVPTKLGRFRVEPGYELDSNPDYNLLQRLRTADTAERFHGIADELVRIYMDTSAVRGGALIAVQATLSKLFDAPFLFVLKCDFESKIARIADERSLVANVEMAISARTIKSIQYPHMPEEGMLEPWEVKIHQASHARYFEDFLKFVSYERPLPEVMGDQVLDMVQQYMTDKWQDDASPQRKEEEEAVEIWAASDKRELLERWTPEQVYEASAALVEQKEDLALSFKLGGVQVKGLLTDFGRSLHFARHNGKYVAVIEGDAFQFERGLSPVELLHPPELSQVMEVIGTSEPEAAAAAASAGAADGASGPEDDGEVPW